The genomic stretch CACAATGAAAGGATGCATTTTAACTAGCCATGGGCCATCAAAAAATATGAGGTAAACAATACTTAGTGCAGGTTAGGAGAAGTTCGTTGGATGAAAAGCATACATGTgaacaaaaaaaatcaataatGTCTAAATCAACTAAACATTTTAACGTACATAAATCAATATATATTCAGTACAAGTATTACAGGCAGCTCAGGATGGATGTCATGAATGACAAAGTAAAATGCTAAAGAGTCAAAAGGCATACCAACGCAAAGCAATGCACCAACAAGTGAAAGACTCCAGTGGTGCAATTTCCATCGAGGGCGCCAACTAGGAgcatcaagtaagtcaagcagaaAGCATGACAGGTTCACACCAGCATAGCACAGCAGAAAAAACATAGTGATAGTGGGTGTGATTAAATCTAAGTTCCCGATAATAACACATCCAATACAAATTAATGCTGTGAATAAAGTTGCTGCATGAGGCTCGCCTCCTTCAGAAACCTTGAAGTAATTAAGAACTGGAAGGATGTCATCATTTGCTATCGCTGCTAGTAACCTTGGGGCCCCTGTCAAACTCTGTAATGCTGCACCTAAAGTGGACAGGATAATACCAATGTAAATCACTACTGGAGCAGGCCATGCCACTGTAGCAGTAAGAAGCCTGCAAGTATCAAGGATATTTATGAGCTTACCACAAAATAACTCGGTAATGTAGCCGCTTAAGGGGCTAGGATAGAACTACACAATAGCTTACATCCATGCTGTCAGAACAAATTTGTTTGATAAAACAATGTAGAGACAAAAACAGATTCAGCAAATATGTGCATTGTATAAAGCATGAATATTGACCATATACAGTAGATTAGTCTATAGAACTTTCTGATAGCTACAGATAAGAAACATGTTCTTCTACAAGCAATGAATCAATATTATCTACAAAGAAATTATTCAAACCCTAGAGAACACATTATCTACAATTCTATAGTGGGGGCAATAATAACTTGCAGCATCAAAAAACGCGTACCTATCAGTTAGAAGCTCTTCTCTTGTGGACAAGGCTCCAAATAGAAGCACAGAAAACAAGTACATAGCAGTTGTTGTAAGAGTTGCGAATAATGTTCCAATTGGTATTGAACGTTGTGTATCTTTCAGTGATGCAGATCGGTTTGAGCCAGCCATGATTCCAGTGACTGCTGGGAAAAAGAGACCGACCAAAGCACTGAAAAGTACACAAAATATGTTGGGAGGTTGCATTTGCACAGACataaaaaaattacaaattgCCCTGCAGGACCATAAACCTACTTTTTTCAATAATAGGGTTTGATTCATCTCCAGCCTTCAACCTCACGAGGTTAGACAACAGGTCCCTAAACTCATTCAGAACTTTTCACTTAGGCCCTTTTAAGCTTGGATTTATTCTAAAATCTATAGATATATATTTCATCCTATGATACACATGTACGAACTTATTAAGGTGTTTTCAAATATGCTTTTCTACAGGACCTAGTGCAAAATTATTGTGTCAGACCTAATGCGAAGTGAATACTCTTGTAAAATGTGGTGCAAATGTGAACAAATGACAGTATGATGGGTGCGAAGTATAAATTACTCTATAAATTTCAGGACACGTTGCAATTTTATCTAGAAGAATGAATATGATTGTGAGGAAACTCATACTGCTCCTTAGCCTTGATCTTATTAAAACTAAATAGTGGGAGTGCAGTCATTGTCATGATTGCTCAAAGGGTAAAGTGAAAATTGTGTAGTGACTAGAGTATCCTTGAGATTCATCATAAATTTACATggaatgatagagaattttaagtTTTGGAGATGCTATAAGCTTACTTGAAATTCCAATATATAGAACCATTTGGATCAGGAACTCCAGCATTGTTTGTACGTTGATATTCTGAACCCCAGTTGTCTCTGAGTGAGGTTAGACTCAACCCGGTGATCCCCTCTAGGTAGGAAAACCGACGTTAAAATTGAACACATAAATGCATAATGATGATTATCCAATTTATAAGCAACAAGGTACTtacttggagcattgtgtcttggTGCAATGAAGACACCAAGATAAATGCACAGCAGTGAAAAGAGTACTGGAATTAAAAAGGCAGGTGCGACCTTATTGATGATTTTGACACCACCAAATACAATAAAACAGAGCAGTATGGTCACAATAACACCATATACTTGAAGGTCATGCAAGCTGGGTGTCGATATAGTTGCTGTGCCGGCTATTGCTGTGCCGTTTAATAGTGTATTGTTGACCACTGTTACACTCTCTGCATTATTAAAAACTATAAGTtagtaaaataaaaatagaaactaacattacaagttaagaaagTATTAAGTGTTTGTCTACTTGTCTAGTACAGCTACGCTTCCTTTACTCACAAAGAAGGCACCCAAGATAGCAATGCAAATCAAATTAAATGGAATTAGGCCAAGTTAAATATAGGCATTCTCTATGCCCTAACAAAAAGGTTTGAAGTACAGGGGTCTACACATTGGAAATTTGGAAATAACTCAACATTTCTACTCATCACTCGTAAATCGCAATAAACAGAACTTCCTGACTAGTATTCACTAGTAACTTACCTTGAAACAATCCCGCAGAAGGAACGGCATCCAAAAAGGTTTCTACAGCACCCAGAACATACCTGAAATGACAGGTAAGTTGGGAGTGAGGGTTTGGGAGCAACCACCAAACATGGATACATTTCAAACTAACAAGTAATTGTACAATCTGAAATCCAATGGGCCAAAGAGTTGAGAGTTCATATTTCTAATTCAGCTGTTTCTACCATTATTTCCACTCCAGACATTTCTCTTTCTAACATGATGGCTTAAATGTAGATATATTGAAAATTTATAAATAACCAGCCTTTGGAACCTCTGCAAACCAACCATTCATTGGTAGCAAGACAGGCTAACAAGTATCAAAGTATAGCACAAAAAGCTTCAATTTCACACTTCTTATTCTAATATAAACCATTCCACTCCTCACATACTGACTTGAACAGCTCACATGAGGCCACTCATACGATGCCAGCTTCCAAGCAGCAGGTGCAGAAATAAATATTCTCATAACTTCATCCAGACAAGGAAAAGATAAATGAATTTTGAAAGGAGAACTATGAGTACTTGGCTATTTCAGTGTATACTCACATGGATCCAGCAACTGCATTTCCAAGAAAGAAACACAATCCAATACTAACTCCAACTTCAGGACCAAGCGCACGGCCGATGAGATAATATGGTCCACCACCCTATGGATTATACAAAATGTATATCAGCTAACTGGTATTTAAGTTTATGGAGGTAGCAGCACCAAACATCAAGCGAAGCTCTCAAAGTATTCCTGGCAATGAGTCTAGATGGACTTTAACCATAAAAATGGAATTTGACCATGTCTGGCACCAGGTTTCATATATGAAATGAAGACAATCAGCCAGCAAAAATAAGGTACATGAACTCATCACCAGCAAATGTTCAGCATACCTTCATTGCCCCATTCGTTGCAATGGCACTTAATGACAAGCCGGTTAAAAATGTACATGCACCACAGAATGACACCAAAACAAGCGACTGCCATATGCCTGCCATACCTACAATCCTATAGAAAGCAAAAAACTTATTTGTCAGTGTTGTATAACCCAAAATGAACTAGGGCTATGAAGAAAGACATGCATCACAATTTCTGAAGTACCGCCTCCAACTAGGGTAAAAAAGTGTCGAAGGTACCCAAGGGATTAATACTGCAAGAGTAATCAAATATGCCCACACAAGGATAACAATTCCTTTACAGACTTTGCAGTTACTTTAACTTGGTTCTATAAGTGGGAAAGCTCATACAACTAGGAATTGAAATATTACAGGTGGCCTTCTACCAAAGAATGAAAATAACTCTATGATGACCACCATGGCAGCATGCAGAAACAAAATAGGAATGAAACATGCAGTAGCAAAAACAAGTGTACACAATACCAATACTCACCAAGTAAAACGGATATAATAAATGATTCCCAATATATTCTGCAAGCATGGCACAAAGACCCCCATCATTGTACCGAACTTAGGTCCAGTTTCCTGCTAAACATATAAAATCAATGGAGTAAATAATATAGTTTTTAGAAATACTCATATATTGAAATGACAAACTAAATAAACAGAAAGAGAACTGGTCAATCAAAATGAATGAAACATTCAATGAACTTTGGACATAGGCATGAAAACTCAAATGTACAAATCGGCAACCTATAGTTGAGTAAATATATTTAGGGGTGTAAAAATCGTCAATACGATAGATGAAGGCATAGCAAATGAGTTGAGTCCCAATTCTAACTGAAGTACTACTGTTTCATGTGAACTAAGTCCAAATATACTAACTCATAGTTATTCACCATTAACTAGGAAAAGTGTGATGAAGCATCAAGCCAGTGGAACTCATCCTAAATGTTGGAACCGGAGACAACCTTCGGGCGTCCAATGGTAATTGCTACATCCTCCCCCTCTCTAGGACTCGAAGGAGCTTGGACCTGTTCTCCTGTCATGCTGTTCAGATTCAATCAGATGATGAAGTCACAAAGAAAAATCAATAGTTTAAACTATTTCTTTGGGGATCACATGCTTAACATATTAGGTCAGAACTATGCACGCTTCACAAAACAACATGGCTCTCAAGTTTTTAGTCAACctaaataaaatgatagaaagaTGGATCATACCTCTTGAGGCCCAAAATATTTACAAGTGAATCAAAGCCAAAAAGCTCTAGCTTTGAATCCCTTTGAGATCCACTGGATGTAGCCTGATCACTAGAACCTTCTTGCATGCTTGGATTGATAGTTAGATTAGCGCCAGGCTTAAGGTTCCTGTAATATATATAAAAGAAAACGTGAGATAGTTCATAAATTTGCAGCTAGTAAGTTTGCTAATTATAATGACATCGAAATAAATAATGAAAGGAAATATGGAGAAATTATGCCTAATTATGTACCATGGAATATGCCAGAATAGTAAACGGAGCAGGGAAAGCCAGTAAGGTACAAAAAAAATGTACATTCATGAAGAATATGGTAATCTAATGTCAAGTAATATCCAAACCAAACAACCAAGATCAAGAATAATACTAACTGATtgccaaaaggaaaaaaaaacatcaaCTGCTTCGAGTAGTGACAGGTGTGGCATCAATAGACTAACACTAACTACAGAAGCTAGACATCAAATATCGATAAATGAGTACATACAAAAAAAACATATGACTACACAAATTCCTACTGCTCACAGCCATTTAAATTTCCTCAAGCCAAAGGAAACTACAGTATCATCGCCAAATTTCAGAAGTGGATGAGATAGCATTACATTGCAGATATTCTAGAAACACACAAAATTTGTGTGAGTTTCACAGTCTTGCTCCTAATGCCCTGGGGCCTGAGCCCTAAATGGAAGAAGCAAGCCCAAAAGGCTATAAGCCTAAAAATAGTAATGGCAGTTCTCAAACGCTCCACAACCAGTATGTAGTTAAAACTTCAGATAAGCTCTTGTCCGATACATACTGCTTCTCATTAGCTCCAAACACCGGCAAGACTACCCTCCTAATCGGAACTAAACACTCCATTTGGCTAAGCAAATCATGGTCAAGACAATGCACACAAGGATACGCAGCAACTATGCTAGTAGTAATACGCGCAGAAGAAGCAACCTGTACTGAACCCGGAACCCTTAATACTGGGTACAAATTTGAGAGCGAGGTCTGCATCACCTTGGCGGCTGGGGAGTGACGCCCGCAACGgcagtggcggaggtggaggtggaggagccgtCCATGGATGTCATCTGGATGACGGCGCTGTCCTCGGATCCCACGGGTCGGTACCGTCGCCCGATGGGCGGCGCTGGCACCGGCAGCCCGTCCTCGGCGGCCTCGATCTCCCCATTCTCCATCCCGCGGCGCTGCAGCACGGATAAGGAGGGGGCGTGGTGAGATCTAGGTTTTGGAGTAGCTGCTGACTTGCTGGAGCGCGCGCTCACGGACTAGCCGGCGGAGCAGTGGGCGTGGATCCGAAGCGGGGTGTGGGGAGAAGGGGCGGCGCAGGttggggcgagaggcgggggcgATCGTTCGAAGCTTACCGGTTtcgaggaggaggtggcggtgcgggcggcggtggaggccggtcgccggcggcgaggtgacGGCGGAGGGGGCTAGCGGGGAAGGTGGGCAACGGTCGGAGCAGAGTTTTCTGAGGCGACTGGGTACATTTTTGCGGCCAGCACCTTGAAAAGTAGTTGGTGTTGAGTTGAGGACACGGCTTGCAAAGTGCGGGATTGCTTCTCCACGAGGTTCCTGCGTGTTGACTTTTGACTTTC from Lolium rigidum isolate FL_2022 chromosome 4, APGP_CSIRO_Lrig_0.1, whole genome shotgun sequence encodes the following:
- the LOC124707023 gene encoding cation-chloride cotransporter 1 isoform X2 — translated: MENGEIEAAEDGLPVPAPPIGRRYRPVGSEDSAVIQMTSMDGSSTSTSATAVAGVTPQPPRNLKPGANLTINPSMQEGSSDQATSSGSQRDSKLELFGFDSLVNILGLKSMTGEQVQAPSSPREGEDVAITIGRPKETGPKFGTMMGVFVPCLQNILGIIYYIRFTWIVGMAGIWQSLVLVSFCGACTFLTGLSLSAIATNGAMKGGGPYYLIGRALGPEVGVSIGLCFFLGNAVAGSMYVLGAVETFLDAVPSAGLFQESVTVVNNTLLNGTAIAGTATISTPSLHDLQVYGVIVTILLCFIVFGGVKIINKVAPAFLIPVLFSLLCIYLGVFIAPRHNAPKGITGLSLTSLRDNWGSEYQRTNNAGVPDPNGSIYWNFNALVGLFFPAVTGIMAGSNRSASLKDTQRSIPIGTLFATLTTTAMYLFSVLLFGALSTREELLTDRLLTATVAWPAPVVIYIGIILSTLGAALQSLTGAPRLLAAIANDDILPVLNYFKVSEGGEPHAATLFTALICIGCVIIGNLDLITPTITMFFLLCYAGVNLSCFLLDLLDAPSWRPRWKLHHWSLSLVGALLCVVIMFLISWSFTVISLALASLIYYYVSIQGKAGDWGDGFKSAYFQLALRSLRSLGANQVHPKNWYPIPLILCRPWGKLPENVPCHPKLADFANCMKKKGRGMSIFVSTIDGDYHELAEDAKTACHQLEAYIEYKRCEGVAEIIVAPSMAEGFRSIVQTMGLGNLKPNIVVLRYPEIWRRENLTEIPSTFVSIINDCIIANKAVVIVKGLDEWPNEFQRQYGTIDLYWIVRDGGLMLLLSQLLLTKETFESCKIQVFCIAEEDTDAEELKTDVKKFLYDLRMHAEVIVVTMKSWESHLESSSSGGQPDDSHEAYASAQRRISTYLSEMKETTQREGRPQMEHGKQVVVNEQKVDKFLYTMLKLNSTILRYSRMAAVVLVSLPPPPLNHPAYFYMEYMDLLVENVPRMLIVRGYRRDVVTFFT
- the LOC124707023 gene encoding cation-chloride cotransporter 1 isoform X1 gives rise to the protein MQEGSSDQATSSGSQRDSKLELFGFDSLVNILGLKSMTGEQVQAPSSPREGEDVAITIGRPKQETGPKFGTMMGVFVPCLQNILGIIYYIRFTWIVGMAGIWQSLVLVSFCGACTFLTGLSLSAIATNGAMKGGGPYYLIGRALGPEVGVSIGLCFFLGNAVAGSMYVLGAVETFLDAVPSAGLFQESVTVVNNTLLNGTAIAGTATISTPSLHDLQVYGVIVTILLCFIVFGGVKIINKVAPAFLIPVLFSLLCIYLGVFIAPRHNAPKGITGLSLTSLRDNWGSEYQRTNNAGVPDPNGSIYWNFNALVGLFFPAVTGIMAGSNRSASLKDTQRSIPIGTLFATLTTTAMYLFSVLLFGALSTREELLTDRLLTATVAWPAPVVIYIGIILSTLGAALQSLTGAPRLLAAIANDDILPVLNYFKVSEGGEPHAATLFTALICIGCVIIGNLDLITPTITMFFLLCYAGVNLSCFLLDLLDAPSWRPRWKLHHWSLSLVGALLCVVIMFLISWSFTVISLALASLIYYYVSIQGKAGDWGDGFKSAYFQLALRSLRSLGANQVHPKNWYPIPLILCRPWGKLPENVPCHPKLADFANCMKKKGRGMSIFVSTIDGDYHELAEDAKTACHQLEAYIEYKRCEGVAEIIVAPSMAEGFRSIVQTMGLGNLKPNIVVLRYPEIWRRENLTEIPSTFVSIINDCIIANKAVVIVKGLDEWPNEFQRQYGTIDLYWIVRDGGLMLLLSQLLLTKETFESCKIQVFCIAEEDTDAEELKTDVKKFLYDLRMHAEVIVVTMKSWESHLESSSSGGQPDDSHEAYASAQRRISTYLSEMKETTQREGRPQMEHGKQVVVNEQKVDKFLYTMLKLNSTILRYSRMAAVVLVSLPPPPLNHPAYFYMEYMDLLVENVPRMLIVRGYRRDVVTFFT